The Croceicoccus marinus genome contains a region encoding:
- a CDS encoding TrmH family RNA methyltransferase, producing the protein MKTISGLSNPTVKYLRSLRDKKHRRREGVFLAEGLRLLTDARESGRLPQMLAMAEGRDPHPLLDTLIAAVEDAGGEVLAMSEAALSKITGKDNPQAVCGVFGEFDTGLDRLDRTAAPLFLAAQALRDPGNLGTMLRTADAVGAGGLVLIDDCADPFSVEAVRASMGAIFTVPLALARWEEFLPWLRGGAGGQLVAASLRDAVDYRGAPYAAPCFLLVGNESRGLPEGYEMACDLRVTIPMLGRADSLNAAVAGAVLAYEALAALR; encoded by the coding sequence ATGAAGACCATCAGCGGCCTGTCCAATCCCACCGTCAAATATCTGCGCTCGCTGCGCGACAAGAAGCACCGGCGGCGCGAAGGCGTGTTCCTGGCCGAGGGGCTGCGCCTGCTGACCGATGCGCGCGAAAGCGGCCGCCTGCCGCAGATGCTGGCCATGGCCGAGGGGCGCGATCCGCACCCGCTGCTCGATACGCTGATCGCGGCGGTCGAGGATGCGGGCGGCGAGGTTCTGGCCATGTCGGAAGCCGCCCTGTCCAAGATCACCGGCAAGGACAATCCGCAGGCGGTCTGCGGCGTGTTTGGCGAGTTCGATACCGGGCTGGACCGGCTGGACCGCACGGCCGCGCCGCTGTTCCTGGCGGCGCAGGCGCTGCGCGATCCGGGCAATCTGGGAACCATGCTGCGCACTGCCGACGCGGTGGGCGCGGGCGGGCTGGTGCTGATCGACGATTGCGCCGATCCGTTCTCGGTCGAAGCGGTGCGCGCCAGCATGGGCGCGATCTTCACCGTGCCGCTTGCACTGGCCCGGTGGGAGGAATTCCTGCCGTGGCTGCGCGGCGGAGCCGGAGGCCAGCTGGTCGCCGCGTCGCTGCGCGATGCGGTCGATTATCGCGGCGCGCCCTATGCGGCGCCCTGCTTCCTGCTGGTCGGCAACGAATCGCGCGGTCTGCCCGAGGGGTACGAGATGGCATGCGACCTGCGCGTCACCATCCCGATGCTGGGCCGCGCCGACAGCCTGAACGCCGCCGTGGCCGGGGCCGTGCTGGCCTATGAAGCGCTGGCGGCGCTGCGCTGA
- a CDS encoding HPr family phosphocarrier protein: MLVRKVTIANRRGLHARASAKFVGAVAALPEGTVVRVARDGNEAAGGSILGLMMLGAAKGDEIEIRTSGPAAGEAMERLVTLVEDRFGED, from the coding sequence ATGCTGGTCCGCAAGGTGACGATCGCCAATCGCCGGGGCCTGCATGCCCGCGCCAGCGCGAAATTCGTGGGCGCGGTGGCGGCATTGCCCGAAGGCACGGTGGTCCGCGTCGCGCGCGACGGGAACGAGGCTGCGGGCGGCTCCATCCTGGGCCTGATGATGCTGGGCGCCGCCAAGGGCGACGAGATCGAGATCCGCACTTCCGGCCCCGCTGCCGGCGAAGCGATGGAAAGACTGGTCACGCTGGTCGAGGATCGTTTCGGAGAGGATTGA
- a CDS encoding PTS sugar transporter subunit IIA — MIGLILVTHGDLAREFVAAMEHVVGKQDRIVPVCIGPNDDMEARRSEIADAISEVNDGAGVIMLTDLFGGTPSNLAISLLRTGEVEVIAGINLPMLIRLAGARMEMSVTDAVVAARDAGRNYITVASEFLGQDA, encoded by the coding sequence ATGATTGGCCTCATCCTGGTAACCCATGGTGACCTGGCGCGGGAATTCGTCGCTGCCATGGAACACGTGGTGGGCAAGCAGGACCGGATCGTTCCGGTCTGCATTGGCCCGAACGACGACATGGAAGCGCGGCGCAGCGAAATCGCCGACGCCATCAGCGAAGTGAACGACGGCGCGGGCGTCATCATGCTGACCGACCTGTTCGGCGGCACGCCGTCGAACCTGGCGATCTCGCTGCTGCGCACGGGCGAGGTCGAGGTGATCGCCGGCATCAACCTGCCGATGCTGATCCGCCTGGCCGGCGCGCGCATGGAGATGAGCGTGACCGATGCCGTCGTCGCCGCACGCGATGCCGGGCGCAACTATATCACCGTCGCTTCCGAATTCCTGGGCCAGGACGCGTGA
- the rapZ gene encoding RNase adapter RapZ gives MTSDSPRPRDDDGDAAKQTRILLVTGLLGAGKTTALRALEDLGWEPVDNFPVRLLPRLVSTAPGPGHDRNSAESHPLAIGFDSRTRGFDPQRVIAEVDALARRVDIALSTLFLDCGSEELERRYNETRRRHPLAGDRPVAAGIAAERELMAPLRRWADVVVNTTSFSTNDLGRTIRELFAPSAPQGMTITVSSFGFARGMPPLADLVFDMRFLDNPHWVDELRPLTGRDAPVASHIAADPAWQESFGRIRDLVLSLVPLYEAQGKSYLHIAFGCTGGKHRSVFSAESMAHELRKTGHNPGVLHRNLDIGASDLVEGGSRAG, from the coding sequence ATGACGAGCGACTCGCCCCGACCCCGCGACGACGACGGCGACGCCGCGAAGCAGACGCGCATCCTGCTGGTCACGGGCCTGCTGGGCGCGGGCAAGACGACAGCCTTGCGCGCGCTGGAGGATCTGGGCTGGGAGCCGGTCGACAATTTTCCCGTGCGCCTGCTGCCGCGCCTGGTCTCGACCGCGCCCGGTCCCGGCCACGACCGCAATTCGGCGGAAAGCCATCCGCTGGCGATCGGCTTCGATTCGCGCACCCGCGGATTCGACCCGCAGCGCGTGATCGCCGAGGTCGATGCGCTGGCCCGGCGCGTGGACATCGCGTTGTCCACGCTGTTCCTCGACTGCGGATCCGAAGAACTCGAGCGCCGCTATAACGAGACGCGCCGCCGCCATCCGCTGGCGGGCGACCGGCCCGTGGCGGCCGGCATTGCCGCCGAACGCGAGCTGATGGCACCGCTGCGCCGCTGGGCGGACGTGGTGGTCAACACCACCAGCTTCTCGACCAACGATCTCGGCCGCACGATCCGCGAGCTGTTCGCCCCCAGCGCGCCGCAGGGGATGACGATCACAGTGTCCAGCTTCGGCTTCGCGCGCGGCATGCCGCCGCTTGCCGATCTGGTGTTCGACATGCGCTTCCTCGACAATCCGCACTGGGTCGACGAATTGCGCCCGCTGACGGGCCGCGACGCGCCGGTCGCCAGCCATATCGCCGCCGATCCCGCCTGGCAGGAAAGCTTCGGCCGCATCCGCGACCTGGTGCTGTCGCTGGTCCCGCTCTACGAAGCGCAGGGAAAAAGCTATCTCCATATCGCTTTCGGCTGTACGGGCGGCAAGCATCGCTCGGTCTTCAGCGCGGAAAGCATGGCGCACGAGTTGCGCAAAACGGGACACAATCCCGGCGTGCTGCATCGCAATCTTGACATCGGTGCAAGTGATCTGGTCGAAGGCGGCTCCCGCGCGGGGTAA
- a CDS encoding HPr kinase/phosphorylase gives MTLVPVPDHAAAYQASVVALDGRALLIEGEPASGKTSLALALIDRGGVLVGDDGVMLADVGGVLWAFPHPNTRGMVEIRNVGIVTMQAVPAPVALAVTLTHGAPRHVEEAGSKNICGLPVPSLALWPDTPVLGLRAEWAMKVHGLPILPAVRDSHPR, from the coding sequence ATGACCCTCGTCCCCGTCCCCGATCACGCCGCCGCCTATCAGGCCAGCGTCGTCGCGCTGGACGGGCGCGCCCTGCTGATCGAGGGCGAGCCCGCCAGCGGCAAGACCAGCCTGGCGCTGGCGCTGATCGATCGCGGCGGCGTGCTGGTGGGCGACGATGGGGTGATGCTGGCCGATGTGGGCGGCGTGCTATGGGCCTTCCCCCATCCCAACACCCGCGGAATGGTCGAGATTCGCAATGTCGGGATCGTCACCATGCAGGCGGTCCCCGCGCCCGTGGCGCTGGCCGTGACCCTGACGCACGGCGCCCCCCGCCATGTCGAAGAAGCGGGCAGCAAGAATATCTGCGGCCTTCCGGTTCCCTCGCTGGCGCTCTGGCCCGATACGCCGGTGCTGGGGCTGCGCGCGGAATGGGCGATGAAGGTGCACGGGCTTCCGATTCTGCCCGCAGTGCGCGATAGCCACCCGCGATGA